The Toxorhynchites rutilus septentrionalis strain SRP chromosome 3, ASM2978413v1, whole genome shotgun sequence genome includes a region encoding these proteins:
- the LOC129774203 gene encoding uncharacterized protein LOC129774203, with product MTALSWIRSDPRRYKPFVAHRVGEILESTNVNEWRWVPSKLNPADEATKWGRGPYFNQESRWFTGPDFLRSPAEEWPERMEPLVATAEDARPSVLYHFAAEPVLDFQRFSSWKRMLRTTAYVLRYLFNIRNPNRRLRGSLSQPELLNAERTICKLAQRESYADEMATLEKSKAMSNQVFVNRKSKIYKLMPVMDDVGLLRQRSRIIAAKDVSYDSRFLIILPSKHRAVSLLVENYHRRYRHANNETIVNELRQHYVIPNLRRIVKTIAYKCQLCKIRKARPYNPPMAALPPARLALHCRPFTYVGLDYFGPFLTKVGRSNVKRWIALFTCLTVRAVHLEIAYSLSTASCISCIRRFLGRRGSPAEIFSTTVQIFKVRSEFSESR from the coding sequence ATGACAGCACTGTCATGGATTCGGTCGGATCCAAGACGCTACAAACCCTTTGTAGCTCATCGGGTAGGAGAAATTCTGGAGAGTACGAATGTCAATGAGTGGAGGTGGGTTCCGTCCAAACTAAACCCAGCGGACGAAGCAACTAAGTGGGGTCGAGGTCCTTATTTTAACCAGGAGAGCCGATGGTTCACCGGGCCAGATTTCCTGCGAAGTCCAGCAGAAGAATGGCCAGAAAGAATGGAGCCGTTAGTAGCTACAGCCGAAGATGCCAGACCTTCGGTGTTATATCATTTTGCAGCTGAACCAGTACTAGACTTCCAACGATTTTCATCGTGGAAGAGGATGCTACGTACCACAGCTTATGTTCTTCGGTACCTATTCAACATCCGGAATCCAAACCGGAGGCTGCGAGGATCACTTTCACAACCCGAGCTACTCAATGCAGAGCGAACCATCTGCAAGCTTGCGCAGAGAGAAAGCTATGCGGATGAAATGGCGACCCTCGAAAAGTCTAAGGCGATGAGCAATCAGGTGTTTGTCAATCGAAAAAGCAAGATCTACAAGTTGATGCCTGTAATGGATGACGTAGGCTTGTTGCGGCAGCGAAGCCGCATAATTGCTGCAAAAGATGTTTCTTACGATTCCCGATTTCTCATAATATTGCCCTCCAAGCACCGAGCAGTGAGTCTTCTGGTAGAGAACTATCATCGACGCTACCGACACGCGAATAACGAAACCATCGTTAATGAGCTCCGTCAGCATTACGTTATTCCGAATTTACGTCGGATCGTAAAAACGATTGCATATAAATGCCAGCTCTGTAAAATCCGCAAGGCACGTCCATACAACCCACCCATGGCCGCTCTTCCACCAGCTCGACTGGCGTTGCATTGTCGTCCGTTTACGTACGTAGGGCTGGATTATTTTGGTCCGTTCTTAACGAAAGTGGGGAGATCAAACGTGAAGAGGTGGATTGCCCTATTCACGTGTCTTACAGTTCGAGCTGTCCACCTCGAAATTGCCTACAGTTTATCGACAGCTTCCTGCATTTCTTGCATACGAAGATTCCTCGGCCGTCGAGGATCACCGGCTGAAATATTTAGTACAACGGTACAAATTTTCAAGGTGCGGAGCGAGTTCTCCGAGAGCAGATAG
- the LOC129774204 gene encoding uncharacterized protein LOC129774204 codes for MVAQELCDHIEAANETAHLSNPTLLQELVGKLPADQKLMWAGFKRGRPVVDLKTFSEYMTGVMQDASSVVLYDSDSRKSSGRERMKTYVNSHLANVEETPASTTAQSKPSGCLHCGKEGHKLRECHAFRALSIDDRWRRIRTLKLCQICLFDHGRRACRSNSKCNVNGCQFKHHPLLHGKSTTPTTQVANNHIHRLLDSVVLFRIVPVTLYGKTGKINTFAFLDEGSSLTLIEGALVAQLGLTGNQHPLCLRWTGNTSRIEKESQTVTIAIFGVHQQRRYQLVNARTVNSLDLPTQSFDFEEAAKRFAYLEQPVQSYRNAKPELLIGLDNLKLAVPLKTREGDGSGPIAVKTRLGWCIYGKRDSRANEGFSFHICGCTGNDELHETVKQFFAVEANGVRQIGICPSAEEQRAQELLEKTTKRIGRHFETGLLWAKDDIELPDSYSMALHRYQCLQRRMDRNPDLRENISRQMEDYVKKGYAHRATPAELENTDPRKIWFLPLGAVTNPNKPGKVRLVWDAAAKVSGVSLNSVLLKGPDQLTLLPAVLFRFRMYSVAVSADIEQMFHQLRIISCDKNSLRFLWSDTRGSPAEIYLMDVATFGATCSPASAQYVKNLNAKEHNQQYPRAVEAILKSHYVDDYLDSFSTEAEAEKISSEVRLVHYNGGFHLRNWRSNSEKVLTVLGEPAEVDSKNLNLESGEQVDRVLGMLWSSRSDELSFSTRMSKEVKNLLGSDARPTKRQVLRCVMSLFDPLGLLAPFIIHGKVLIQELW; via the coding sequence ATGGTTGCTCAAGAATTGTGTGATCATATTGAGGCCGCGAATGAAACAGCGCACTTATCAAACCCAACTCTTCTGCAAGAGCTTGTCGGGAAGTTACCCGCGGATCAGAAGCTGATGTGGGCCGGCTTTAAACGTGGACGACCAGTGGTAGACCTGAAAACGTTCAGCGAGTACATGACGGGAGTAATGCAGGATGCGTCAAGTGTAGTCCTGTATGATTCGGATTCCCGGAAAAGCAGTGGCAGAGAGAGAATGAAAACGTACGTTAATTCACACTTGGCTAATGTTGAAGAGACACCTGCTTCGACGACGGCACAATCCAAGCCTAGTGGATGTTTGCATTGCGGAAAGGAGGGTCACAAGCTTCGTGAGTGCCATGCGTTCAGAGCGCTCTCCATTGATGATCGTTGGCGACGAATTCGAACACTGAAGCTGTGTCAAATATGTCTGTTTGATCATGGTAGAAGAGCATGTCGTAGTAACAGCAAGTGCAACGTGAATGGTTGTCAGTTTAAGCATcatcctttgcttcacggaaaATCAACGACTCCTACAACTCAAGTGGCGAATAATCACATTCATCGACTTTTGGATTCCGTTGTTCTGTTCCGTATAGTACCTGTGACGCTATATGGAAAGACGGGAAAAATCAACACCTTCGCTTTTCTGGATGAAGGCTCGTCATTGACTCTTATTGAGGGTGCACTGGTGGCGCAACTAGGGTTGACAGGAAATCAACATCCACTTTGCCTGCGGTGGACGGGAAACACGTCACGCATAGAGAAGGAGTCGCAGACTGTGACGATCGCAATATTCGGTGTGCATCAGCAACGCCGTTACCAGTTGGTAAATGCTCGTACGGTTAATAGTTTGGACCTCCCAACGCAATCTTTCGACTTTGAGGAGGCAGCAAAGAGATTCGCTTACCTCGAACAACCGGTTCAAAGCTATCGTAACGCTAAACCAGAGCTTTTGATTGGATTAGACAATTTGAAACTTGCTGTGCCGTTGAAGACAAGAGAAGGCGATGGATCTGGGCCAATTGCCGTAAAAACACGATTAGGTTGGTGCATCTATGGAAAACGAGATTCACGAGCCAATGAAGGATTCAGCTTCCATATTTGCGGATGTACGGGAAACGACGAATTACACGAAACAGTCAAACAGTTTTTCGCAGTAGAGGCCAACGGAGTAAGGCAAATCGGGATCTGTCCTAGCGCGGAGGAACAGCGAGCTCAAGAACTATTAGAAAAAACAACGAAGCGTATCGGAAGGCACTTCGAAACAGGACTTCTCTGGGCAAAGGACGACATTGAGTTACCCGATAGTTACAGCATGGCGTTGCATCGGTATCAGTGTCTTCAACGAAGAATGGACCGCAATCCGGATCTTCGCGAGAATATCAGTCGTCAAATGGAAGATTATGTGAAAAAAGGTTACGCACATCGAGCGACTCCTGCCGAGTTGGAGAATACTGATCCCAGGAAAATTTGGTTTTTACCATTAGGAGCAGTAACGAATCCAAACAAGCCTGGAAAGGTACGTCTTGTTTGGGACGCGGCGGCCAAGGTCTCTGGTGTATCTTTGAACAGTGTATTACTGAAAGGACCAGATCAACTGACACTATTGCCTGCTGTCTTGTTCCGATTTCGTATGTACTCCGTAGCAGTTAGTGCAGATATAGAACAGATGTTCCATCAGTTGAGAATCATATCATGCGATAAGAATTCATTGCGATTCCTGTGGAGTGACACACGAGGTAGTCCAGCTGAGATTTACCTAATGGATGTTGCGACGTTCGGAGCGACATGCTCGCCTGCCTCCGCGCAATATGTGAAAAATCTGAACGCCAAGGAACATAATCAGCAGTATCCAAGGGCCGTCGAAGCGATATTGAAGAGCCATTACGTCGACGATTATCTCGACAGTTTTAGTACTGAAGCTGAAGCAGAGAAAATTTCATCGGAAGTACGACTAGTTCACTACAACGGCGGGTTTCATCTACGGAATTGGAGATCAAATAGTGAAAAGGTCCTGACTGTACTCGGAGAACCAGCGGAAGTAGACAGCAAGAACCTGAACTTAGAAAGTGGCGAACAAGTTGATAGAGTACTAGGAATGCTATGGTCGTCAAGATCGGATGAACTAAGTTTCTCCACCCGCATGAGCAAGGAAGTGAAGAACCTTCTGGGAAGTGACGCTCGACCAACCAAACGTCAAGTTTTGCGGTGTGTTATGTCCCTATTCGATCCTCTAGGGCTTCTTGCACCGTTCATAATTCATGGTAAAGTGCTAATTCAAGAGTTGTGGTGA